In Ruegeria sp. YS9, the genomic window GCCCTGCAAGAGATCACATTATCTGCGGCCCCGTCTTATGCAGAGGTAAAACCGCTTTCGCCCGCTCAATCCCCCATTGATCTGGAAGTTTCGCTTTTTGTCCCGTCGAGAGTGTCACAAGAAGCCAGTAGCCGGGCTTACGAATTGCTTACACAGGGCCGTGCGACAGTTGTATCAACAGACCGCGTGGGTTTCCGCGTCCGAGAAACACAGGTTCGATTCTATCATCCAAGCGACGCTGAAAACGCGGCGCTGGCGGCTGATGCTCTTGACGGTGTTCTGAGGGACTTCACGAATTCAGGCAACAAAACCCGCCCGGGACGGATAGAGGTTTATCTGGCAGGCAGCGGCGGTGCTTCGCAAGGGGGATCGGACCCAAGGCCCACCGAATTCGACAATTTCATTGCGCGCATTCTTGACGAACTCAGATGAGAAACGAGGGAAGGCTCTGACGATACAGAACCTTCCCTACCCCCGCGTGCTCCCTACTCACCACACGCGTATGGAAATATCTGGTTCTGACCGTCCTGGTCACAGGTTGAACTTAGCGCAGCCGCACCCCTGGTTTCAAATGCCAAGTCTTTAAATTGAAACTCAAATTAAGTACGCCCGCCAAAATCTCGGCGGGCGCTTGGTGAATTTCGACCGGGTCAGCTGTAAACGGATTCTTTTCCGAAATGCTTGGTCAAAATATAATAGACAACGGCACGGTACTTGTTGCGCTCGGACATGCCATAGGTTTCCATGGCTTTGTTGATCCCTTCCATCAGCTCGGGGCCATCTGCCAGACCCAGCTTTTTGATCAGGAAGTTGTTCTTGACGGTTTCCAGTTCCGAGTCCTGGCTGGCCGCGACAGTTGCCGCATCTGCGTCATAGATCGCCGGACCACAACCGATGGTGACCTTGGTCAAAAGGTCCATATCGGGGTCCATGCCGCATTTGGTTTTCAGGTCTTCTGCGTATTTGGCGATCAGATCGTCGCGCTTGCCCATATCCTAGTCTCCTTGATCCGTTTACCCGGCACCTTTTACCGATGATCAAAAGACTAGCCGCGTCCAGTGCTTTTCCAAAAGGAAAAAAAACCGCGATTTCTCCCCCTTGGTCGCAGCCAGCAAGTTTCTTTCCGAAAAATTCTAGCGGCAATAGCCCCACCCCGGGCCTTGCAAGTGGAAATGATCCGCGTGCAAGCGATTGAAGTCGGGCCCAAGAACCACACGAAACCAACCGCAGGCCCCGCGCCAGATCAGTCGAAAAAAGGCGCCTTCCGGTCCGGAGCCCTGCCAGTTTGACAGCAAGGTCAGCGTTCGACCGTCAACGGTATCCACACCGACGATATCTATCGAATCCGCGCGGGCATGGCTGCTCCACCCACTGTTTTGACCCTGCACGGTGCGTATGCGGCGGCAATTGTAACTGCCGATGTGGCGCAGTCGGGAAATGTCCGCCCCAAACAGATCGCGTGCGGCGGGCTGCACGACGTGATGTTCCCACAT contains:
- a CDS encoding DUF2853 family protein, whose protein sequence is MGKRDDLIAKYAEDLKTKCGMDPDMDLLTKVTIGCGPAIYDADAATVAASQDSELETVKNNFLIKKLGLADGPELMEGINKAMETYGMSERNKYRAVVYYILTKHFGKESVYS